In the Cololabis saira isolate AMF1-May2022 chromosome 7, fColSai1.1, whole genome shotgun sequence genome, one interval contains:
- the tspan17 gene encoding tetraspanin-17 — MSRKQQFKGAEVSCCVKYFLFGFNIIFWLLGAAFLSIGLWAWAEKGVLSNLSSITDLGGFDPVWLFIVVGGVMFVLGFAGCIGALRENTLLLKFFSVFLGLIFFLELTAGILAFVFKDWIKDQLNFFINNNVKAYRDDIDLQNLIDFAQEYWSCCGAHGPDDWNLNIYFNCTDKNPSRERCGVPFSCCLKDPAEDVINTQCGYDVRREGELDRQKYIYTKGCVGQFEKWLQDNLIIVAGIFVGVALLQIFGICLAQNLVSDVKAVKANW; from the exons atgaGTAGGAAACAGCAGTTTAAAGGAGCCGAGGTCAGCTGCTGCGTCAAATACTTCTTATTTGGCTTCAACATCATATTCTGG TTACTTGGAGCAGCATTCTTGAGTATCGGCCTGTGGGCATGGGCGGAGAAG GGTGTGCTGTCCAACCTGTCATCAATCACAGATCTCGGGGGATTCGACCCAGTGTGGCTCTTCATCGTGGTGGGAGGGGTCATGTTCGTCTTGGGCTTCGCTGGCTGTATCGGAGCGCTCAGAGAGAACACCTTACTCCTTAAATTT TTCTCCGTGTTCCTGGGTTTGATCTTCTTCTTGGAGCTGACTGCAGGGATCCTTGCCTTTGTTTTCAAGGACTGGATCAAAGACcagcttaatttttttatcaacaataACGTCAAGGCCTACCGTGATGATATCGACTTGCAAAATCTCATCGACTTTGCCCAAGAATAT TGGTCATGCTGTGGAGCTCACGGGCCCGACGACTGGAACCTGAACATCTACTTCAACTGCACTGATAAGAATCCCAGTAGGGAGCGCTGTGGAGTCCCCTTCTCCTGTTGCTTAAAGGACCCCGCG GAGGATGTCATCAACACGCAGTGTGGTTATGATGTTCGGCGTGAAGGG GAGCTGGATCGGCAAAAATATATCTACACCAAGGGCTGTGTGGGGCAGTTTGAGAAGTGGCTTCAAGACAACCTGATTATTGTCGCTGGAATCTTTGTTGGAGTTGCACTTTTACAG atttttGGTATCTGCCTTGCTCAAAACCTGGTTAGTGATGTCAAAGCTGTGAAAGCCAACTGGTGA